TAATGCAGCACGTTATCGCTATCCAGTTCACCATAAAAATTCTCCCCGCTGCCCAAATAACCGATGAATTTTCCCAACATCGGAATATCCATATTCTGACGCGGCAGGCCGGAGGTGTGAGTCACCAATTCCAGTAGAGTAATTTTTTGTGCATCCGCGCTAAGCGGCGTATCTGGCGCAAGCAATGTCGCCAGATTATCATCCCAACGCAGTCGCCCTTCATTCACCAGACAAGTCACCACTTCTGCCGTGATCCCTTTGCTGAGCGAGCCGAGGGCAAACAGAGTATCAGGCCTGACCGGGTAGCGATGAATCGCATCAGTTACGCCCCAGTTGTAAAACTGCGGTGAACCGTGGTTGTGGATCACCGCGACCGTCATCCCAGGAACAGATTTTTGCGCCATATAGTGACGCACCACGCTATCAACGTCGCCGTCCAGCGACTGATGAGTGAGGAGTTCCTGGGTACCTGCCGGGGATGACATTTGCGAAAGCGTACCGCAACCGCTAAGTGACGGGATAACAATCACAAGCCAGCGAAATGATTTAAGTCTGTTCTGCATACTTCTTAATGTGAGCGGGGGCGTTTGTGTGCCGGAAATGTACCACACTTAGCCTGCCGGAAAGCAAGAAAGGATAAGTTACACAACGGAATTGTAATCCCTTTACTGAGTGAGCCGAGGGCAAACAGAGTAGTCAGAATCTCAGCCGATAACAATCTGGATGCCCGTACAATGGCCCCCATTGGTCGGATGGAAGTCAACAGAACAGGCTGTAACCACCACATAGAGATCTGTTTCAGCAAGTAGAACGACATTCCCACCGGGTGGATTATTCGAGGCGAGTACCTCAAGCTTACCGTCAACCTGGGGTTCTGAGCATTGGAAAAAATTAACCGGGTCAGGAACGATGGGAAGTGATATGTCAGCCTTCCGAAGTGCTCCAAGCATATTGTCGCGACAGTTCGGATGGCCGGGCAAGCCAGCCCGTTCGTAAAGACCGGGGTTACAAGCCGGGAAAAGCATATCGTGCGGGCATGGTGAGTTATCCTGCATTAAGGTGAGTAAAGGTCTCGCTTTTACACTGTAAAAAGACTCACCTGGCGCGGGGAATAATCGCTCTGTTATATCTCGAGTCTGCGAGGTACTTAGCCAATCAATCTCACCTGTGCCCATAGAAATTGCCCATAAGTCTGCAACCTGTTGGCCTTCAGGATCAATTACGCGGAAGGTTTGGCCTTTTGCAATCCAAAAACCGCGGCCTTCCTGTGGAGGAATATCTATCTTTACCTGCTCGCTCATTTCCTGACATCCATTCTGAATATAAGCATGGAAGGTTAACAAAATTGTTGCGGGGTAACTAATAAATGATTAGGGAATCAACTGCAATGTTATGCAAAAACGTTCTGAGTCTTCAGCATTTCCGCTCCTCGCTCAAGGCAGTTCCTGGCTGTTGCCGCTAACACGTTTGAACCACCAGCAAGAAACGACACCATCACTGCAGCAGGAATATCTTTTCCCTCTACACATGCTCTGTTGACTTATTCTGTAAAAAGATTACTTTTCAGGACATGAAAAAAATACTCATCATTGTCCCCGATGGCGGCATGCTGTTTGAATCCGCCGGTATTGCCGACATTCTGATGCAGGCCAACCGTCTGCATCCGGAAGGTGCTACGGACATCTGTTACCAGGTCCAGCTAGCGACAACCCAGCCGCATCAGGTGATTCATGGTCAGTCCGGTTTAAACCTGCTGGCCGATCATCGCCTGCATGAGATAGACCCTCGCGAGCCCCTCGATACCATCATGATTACCGGCAGAGGTCAAAATCCGCAGGAAGGGATTGCGGTGGTTGACTGGCTGCGTCTTGCCGCTCCCCATGCTCGCCGCATTGCCTCCATTTGCGGTGGTGCGATGCTGCTGGCGCAAACCGGGCTACTGGACGGCAGACGCGCCACCACCCACTGGAAGCTACTGGAATCCATGCAGGCGGAATATCCTCAGGTGCGCGTGGAAGGCGGTCCGCTCTATATTCAGGATGAACACATCTGGACCTCAGGCGGGGTTAGCTCCGGCTTTGACCTGACGCTAGCGCTGGTTGAAGAGGATTACGGCTTCAGCCTTGCGCGCGACATCGCTCAGGATTTCGTCATGTATCTGCGCCGCCCCGGCGGCCAGCTGCAGTTTAGCCGCTACAACCTTCAGCAGACCAGCACCCTGGGCCCGATTAACGATCTGCTGGCCTGGCTGCTTGATAACCTCACCGCCGACCTTAGCGTGGATAAACTGGCGGAAAAAGTCGCCATGAGTCCGCGAAATTTTACCCGCGTGTTTACCCGTGAAACCGGCGCTTCGCCAGCGCGCTACGTCGCCGAAGCCCGTCTCGCCGCTGCCCGACAGCGTCTGGAGCAAACTAACGAGACGCTGGGGCGTATCGCCGAACAAACGGGATTTGGCAGCAGCATTAACCTGCGGCGGCTGTTTGAAAAACAACTTCACCTCACACCTGGTGAATATCGCCAGCGCTTTCACTGTCGTAAAATGGCGTAAAGTGATCCTTTTTTGTCATTTACGCCAATCACTGACCGGCCTACATTAGCTCCATAGACAACAGATAAGGAGTTGATCATGGTAAAGGTCGGTATTAACGGTTTTGGCCGTATCGGACGCAACGTACTGCGCGCTGCATTGGATAACCCGGATATTCAGATTGTGGCAATCAACGATCTGACAGACAGTAAAACGCTGGCGCA
This Klebsiella sp. RHBSTW-00484 DNA region includes the following protein-coding sequences:
- a CDS encoding DUF1989 domain-containing protein, with the translated sequence MSEQVKIDIPPQEGRGFWIAKGQTFRVIDPEGQQVADLWAISMGTGEIDWLSTSQTRDITERLFPAPGESFYSVKARPLLTLMQDNSPCPHDMLFPACNPGLYERAGLPGHPNCRDNMLGALRKADISLPIVPDPVNFFQCSEPQVDGKLEVLASNNPPGGNVVLLAETDLYVVVTACSVDFHPTNGGHCTGIQIVIG
- a CDS encoding GlxA family transcriptional regulator — translated: MKKILIIVPDGGMLFESAGIADILMQANRLHPEGATDICYQVQLATTQPHQVIHGQSGLNLLADHRLHEIDPREPLDTIMITGRGQNPQEGIAVVDWLRLAAPHARRIASICGGAMLLAQTGLLDGRRATTHWKLLESMQAEYPQVRVEGGPLYIQDEHIWTSGGVSSGFDLTLALVEEDYGFSLARDIAQDFVMYLRRPGGQLQFSRYNLQQTSTLGPINDLLAWLLDNLTADLSVDKLAEKVAMSPRNFTRVFTRETGASPARYVAEARLAAARQRLEQTNETLGRIAEQTGFGSSINLRRLFEKQLHLTPGEYRQRFHCRKMA